The proteins below are encoded in one region of Glandiceps talaboti chromosome 17, keGlaTala1.1, whole genome shotgun sequence:
- the LOC144448546 gene encoding dapdiamide synthesis protein DdaC-like: MLRWSHRLFLITKHLSGSLESRYCTVATTSSSWAPTLRVLDEPLKYTPTPLAGRKFLPGSRKPNFPRYLSPPNNNFPVVLKPEDPVKAQRFAVRDWAQICREAADKILPNAGAILFRGLPLQGPNDFDTLIGGMGHPVTEYKGGAGYRKQLSQNVFTASDEPPQFTIDLHTEMSYLKSLYPKKLAFFCVQPPEDLNGGDLPIAHLDGMLDALDPVVLDKLLKKGVRYYRHMGDKSVSKYMTWQKIFHTEDKDVVERFCREQGFEFTWHEDKSITYHYTLPVTIDHPVTGKSIWFNQVVGHHSSCYYDHPDFMGERLEPTKYPLNTSYGDGEEFTEEDISNLRIAHWKKAVGFHWQHGDVLLLDNFQAMHGRVGTETPQTQRKILASLFN, encoded by the exons ATGTTGAGATGGTCACATAGATTATTCCTGATAACTAAACATCTCTCAGGAAGTTTGGAATCAAGATATTGTACGGTTGCGACGACATCATCGAGTTGGGCTCCCACCCTCAGAGTTCTTGATGAACCACTGAAATACACACCGACGCCACTTGCTGGGAGAAAATTCCTTCCTGGTTCCCGTAAACCAAATTTTCCACGATACCTTTCGCCACCAAACAATAATTTCCCAGTCGTTCTCAAACCTGAAGATCCGGTGAAAGCCCAGCGTTTTGCAGTGAGAGATTGGGCACAGATATGTCGGGAGGCAGCAGATAAAATACTGCCGAATGCAG GCGCCATTTTGTTTAGAGGGCTTCCATTGCAAGGTCCCAATGATTTCGACACTTTGATTGGAGGGATGGGCCATCCGGTAACTGAGTACAAGGGAGGTGCTGGATATAGAAAACAGCtgtctcagaatgtgtttacGGCAAGTGATGAACCACCACAATTCACGATTGATCTACACACGGAAATGTCGTACCTGAAATCATTGTATCCAAAAAAG CTTGCATTCTTCTGTGTACAACCACCAGAAGATTTGAATGGTGGCGATTTACCAATAGCACACCTAGATGGTATGCTTGATGCATTGGACCCAGTGGTGTTAGACAAGTTATTGAAGAAAGGCGTACGATATTACAGACATATGGGCGATAAGTCTGTGTCTAAGTACATGACATGGCAGAAAATATTTCACACGGAGGACAAAGATGTGGTGGAACGCTTCTGCAGAGAACAAG gATTTGAATTCACATGGCACGAAGACAAATCTATAACATACCACTACACACTGCCAGTAACTATTGATCACCCAGTAACTGGTAAGTCTATATGGTTTAATCAAGTGGTCGGCCATCATTCCAGCTGTTACTATGACCATCCCGACTTCATGGGTGAAAGGTTGGAACCAACAAAG TATCCTCTCAATACAAGCTATGGAGATGGCGAAGAATTCACCGAGGAGGATATATCTAACCTTCGTATAGCTCATTGGAAAAAAGCAGTCGGTTTCCATTGGCAACATGGGGATGTCTTGTTACTCGACAACTTCCAAGCTATGCATGGTCGTGTAGGAACAGAGACTCCACAAACACAGAGAAAAATACTTGCCAGCCTTTTTAATTAG